In Hyla sarda isolate aHylSar1 chromosome 9, aHylSar1.hap1, whole genome shotgun sequence, the following proteins share a genomic window:
- the ANAPC2 gene encoding LOW QUALITY PROTEIN: anaphase-promoting complex subunit 2 (The sequence of the model RefSeq protein was modified relative to this genomic sequence to represent the inferred CDS: deleted 1 base in 1 codon): protein MEMAGSPSVLRHHPRPSASHPCETAGRQRNGNMTQAGLEELSAAWNTLSIGLVPASALGLAAPRSGLAESYREGDLKAALEVLLDYDLQLVLEEWFTEVLQMDLQRNIAPEFWNGINQQENAVEEQPCTVLLLDTFRLLISRLDPYLNSLDILGKWADMALLPGSNSQTLRDKVFTMIKAILFFTTSKTFQNMILQFYSRTFKIYMRQKRSTESTSDCDSNMDENDVGRISEDRGDEEGEECAGCDSPKDQCWCQTVMEQFHELNRIFHRLNLLERICSEPVTTLLHKMIEQRMEKRCRGDYERSFLNEFQEWIEKVIGWLSKVFLQDGSSSNPEASSTLKRWRCHVQRFFYRLYASMRIDELFCIIRDFPDSKPAIEDLKFCLERTNQRQQLLSCLKTALETRLLHPGVNTSDIITLYISAIKALRELDPSMVILEVACEPIRKYLRTREDTVRQIVAGLTGDVEGDLANELSKADPVVLENGQESDDDVSEPEDWMPDPVDADPGKSGSRRRSSDIISLLVSIYGSKELFINEYRTLLADRLLHQLMYSSEREIRNVELLKLRFGEAQMHYCEVMLKDMADSRRINSNIRDEEEKLPEEEKPPFTLVSVILSSEFWPALKEEKLELPEQIKEAMDMYTRRYEKLKAMRTLNWKPHLGLVSFDVELADRTLSFSVSPVHAAIIINFQNKSTWTLEELSEVLKVPVISLRRKMTFWLQQGILREDPPGTFTVIEEEQKDQAEKVVLIDSDEEGDSAMASQADQKEEELQLFWTYIQAMLTNLESLPLERIHSMLKMFVMTGPVVTEIDIQELQGFLQKKVSDHQLVYSGGVYRLPKNSS, encoded by the exons ATGGAGATGGCGGGCAGCCCTTCTGTGCTACGTCATCACCCGCGGCCGAGCGCGAGTCATCCGTGTGAGACGGCCGGGAGACAGCGGAACGGGAACATGACACAGGCCGGCCTGGAGGAGCTGTCCGCCGCCTGGAACACACTGAGCATCGGCCTGGTGCCCGCCTCCGCCCTCGGTCTG GCCGCCCCCCGGTCGGGTCTCGCGGAGTCTTACAGGGAAGGAGACTTGAAGGCGGCTCTGGAGGTTCTGCTGGACTATGATCTGCAGTTGGTTCTGGAGGAATGGTTCACCGAGGTGCTGCAGATGGATTTACAGAGGAACATTGCACCGGAATTCTGGAACGGGATAAACCAGCAGGAGAATGCGGTGGAGGAGCAGCCGTGCACCGTCCTCTTACTGGACACCTTCCGCCTCCTCATCTCTCGCCTTGACCCCTATTTAAATAGCCTGGACATCCTGGGGAAGTGGGCGGACATGGCTCTGCTGCCCGGATCCAACTCCCAGACGTTACGAGATAAAGTATTCACCATGATCAAGGCCATCCTCTTCTTCACCACCTCCAAGACCTTCCAGAACATGATCCTGCAGTTCTACAGTCGCACCTTTAAGATCTATATGAGGCAGAAGAGGTCGACCGAAAGTACAAGCGACTGTGACAGCAACATGGACGAGAATGATGTGGGGCGGATATCTGAGGACCGAGGGGAcgaggagggggaggagtgtgCCGGATGTGACAGC CCCAAAGATCAGTGCTGGTGCCAGACCGTTATGGAGCAATTTCATGAGCTCAACCGTATATT CCACAGGTTGAATCTGCTGGAGAGAATCTGCTCCGAGCCGGTCACCACCCTCCTGCACAAAATGATCGAGCAGAGGATGGAGAAGAGATGTCGGGGGGATTACGAGAGATCCTTCCTGAACGAGTTCCAGGAG TGGATCGAGAAGGTCATTGGCTGGCTCAGTAAAGTCTTCCTGCAGGACGGCTCTTCATCCAATCCAGAGGCGAGCAGCACCCTGAAGAGATGGCGCTGCCATGTCCAGCGCTTCTTTTACCGCCTCTATGCAAGCATGCGCATCGACGAGCTCTTCTGCATCATCAGAG ATTTCCCCGATTCCAAGCCGGCCATAGAGGATTTAAAGTTCTGCCTGGAGCGGACGAATCAGAGGCAGCAGCTTCTGTCCTGTCTGAAGACCGCGCTGGAGACCCGGCTGCTGCACCCGG GAGTGAACACGTCTGACATCATCACTCTGTACATTTCTGCCATCAAAGCTCTGAGGGAATTGGACCCGTCGATGGTGATTCTGGAGGTCGCCTGTGAGCCCATCAGGAAGTATTTGAG GACTCGGGAGGACACCGTCCGGCAGATCGTGGCTGGTTTGACTGGTGATGTTGAGGGCGATTTGGCCAATGAGCTCTCAAAAGCCGACCCAGTGGTCCTAGAGAACGGACAGGAGAGCGACGATGACGTGTCTGAGCCCGAGGACTGGATGCCGGACCCTGTGGATGCTGATCCTG GTAAAAGCGGCTCCAGGCGTCGCTCCTCGGACATCATCAGCCTCCTGGTCAGTATTTATGGCAGTAAAGAGCTGTTCATCAATGAGTACAGGACCCTGCTCGCCGACAGACTCCTCCACCAGCTCATGTATAGTTCTGAGAG GGAGATCCGCAACGTGGAGCTGTTGAAGCTGCGATTCGGAGAGGCTCAGATGCATTACTGCGAGGTCATGTTGAAG GACATGGCCGATTCCCGAAGGATCAATTCCAACATCCGTGATGAAGAGGAAAAGCTCCCAGAGGAAGAGAAGCCGCCATTCACCCTGGTGTCGGTCATACTGTCCAGCGAGTTCTGGCCAGCGCTGAAGGAGGAGAAATTAGAATTGCCAGAACAGATAAAAGAAGCTATGGATATGTACACTAGAAGATATGAGAAACTAAAG GCAATGCGGACACTGAACTGGAAGCCCCATCTTGGTTTAGTATCCTTTGATGTGGAGCTGGCTGACCGCACCCTGTCCTTCTCTGTGTCTCCAGTACATGCGGCAATCATCATAAACTTCCAGAATAAAA GTACCTGGACCTTAGAAGAGCTCAGCGAGGTGCTAAAGGTTCCAGTCATATCTCTGCGGAGGAAGATGACCTTTTGGCTTCAGCAAGGAATCCTGCGAGAAGATCCTCCCGGGACCTTTACTGTCatagaggaggagcagaaggatcAGGCTGAGAAGGTGGTCTTAATAGATAGTGATGAAGAAGGGGATTCTGCTATGGCTTCTCAAGCGGATCAGAAAGAGGAAGAGCTTCAG ctcttcTGGACGTACATCCAGGCGATGCTGACCAATCTGGAGAGCCTGCCCCTGGAGCGGATTCACAGCATGCTGAAGATGTTTGTGATGACCGGACCAGTCGTGACCGAGATCGATATCCAGGAGCTCCAGGGATTTCTGCAGAAGAAGGTCAGCGACCACCAGCTGGTGTACTCTGGAGGGGTGTACAGGTTACCGAAGAACTCGAGCTAA
- the SSNA1 gene encoding microtubule nucleation factor SSNA1 isoform X1 encodes MSAPRDVPEHLPAYSVGSRGIEDLCSKREELNRQIQQEEEEKNKLQNDVRILTEKLSRVNESLARKMASRNEFDKTIAETQAAYMKILESSQTLLNVLKREAGNLGKATEVRGSAPST; translated from the exons ATGTCTGCCCCGCGTGACGTCCCCGAACATCTTCCGGCCTATAGTGTGGGGTCACGAG GTATTGAAGATCTTTGCAGCAAAAGAGAAGAACTGAATCGTCAGAtccaacaggaggaggaggagaagaacaaACTGCAGAACGATGTCCGGATCCTCACCGAAAAACTGTCCAGGGTCAACGAGAGCCTCGCCAGGAAAATGGCGTCAAGGAACGAGTTTGATAAAACAATTGCGGAAACACAGGCTGCGTACATGAAG ATCCTGGAGAGTTCGCAGACATTACTGAATGTCCTGAAGAGGGAGGCCGGAAATCTTGGAAAAGCCACTGAAGTGCGAGGCAGCGCCCCCAGCACGTGA
- the SSNA1 gene encoding microtubule nucleation factor SSNA1 isoform X2: MSQQGAALQTYNNELVKCIEDLCSKREELNRQIQQEEEEKNKLQNDVRILTEKLSRVNESLARKMASRNEFDKTIAETQAAYMKILESSQTLLNVLKREAGNLGKATEVRGSAPST; the protein is encoded by the exons ATGAGCCAACAGGGAGCGGCGCTGCAGACCTACAACAACGAGCTGGTGAAAT GTATTGAAGATCTTTGCAGCAAAAGAGAAGAACTGAATCGTCAGAtccaacaggaggaggaggagaagaacaaACTGCAGAACGATGTCCGGATCCTCACCGAAAAACTGTCCAGGGTCAACGAGAGCCTCGCCAGGAAAATGGCGTCAAGGAACGAGTTTGATAAAACAATTGCGGAAACACAGGCTGCGTACATGAAG ATCCTGGAGAGTTCGCAGACATTACTGAATGTCCTGAAGAGGGAGGCCGGAAATCTTGGAAAAGCCACTGAAGTGCGAGGCAGCGCCCCCAGCACGTGA